The Candidatus Saccharimonadales bacterium nucleotide sequence ACTGTCGGTGTCATGCACATGATTAAACTTCACCACATGGTAAGCGATAAGATCCATGCCCGAAGCATCGGTCCATACACAATGGTGACTCAGCAGCCGCTTGGTGGTAAGGCGCAAAACGGTGGTCAGCGATTTGGTGAGATGGAGGTATGGGCACTTGAAGCATACGGTGCCGCAACAACTCTTCAGGAAATGCTTACTATTAAGTCTGATGACGTCTATGGTCGTGCAAAAGCGTATGAGTCAATCATTAAGGACGAAGTTATCGTTGGTCCAAAGCTCCCTGAGTCATTCAACGTGCTTGTGAAAGAACTTCAAGGACTTGGCCTTCGTGTGGACCTCCTCGATGAATCTGAAGATGCGGTAGTTGATGCCGAGCAAGTTATTGCAAGTGCGGGTCCGGCCGATAAGAGCGTTCCTGCTGCCAGCGACGACGAAGTTCAATCTGTTCTTGATGAGTCTGATCAAATTGGTGAGATCGGCGACGAAGATGGGATGAGTATCCAGGATATTGATGAAATAGATGAAATTAAGGAGGAGGCGTAATATGTCGCGTGTTGTGTCTACTAACGGGATTGCCGACTTCGACGCAGTCCGCCTCGCTGTAGCAAGTTCAGATGATATTCTGAAGTGGAGCTACGGTGAAGTTACCAAACCAGAGACGATTAACTATCGTACTCAAAAACCAGAACGCGACGGTTTGTTCTGTGAGCGTATCTTCGGACCAGTCCGAGATATTAACCCGCATGACAGCAAGCTGAAGGGCGTTCGATCACGCGAAGCTGCTGTTGATAAGAACGGCGAACTTGTTACTAAAAGTATCGTCCGCCGTGAGCGCATGGGCCACATTCAACTTGCTGCTCCTGTTGCGCATATTTGGTTTATGCGCGGTACCCCAAGTGCAATGAGCTTGTTGCTTGGTATTACTGTTCGTAACCTCGAACGCATCGCCTACTTTGCAACCTACGTTGTGCTCAGTGTTGATGAAGCAAAACGAGACCAGTATCTAGCTGATCTTGAAGCCGAAACCGAAGCTGGCCGAGCCGCTATCAAAATTCGCTATGAGCGCGAAGCCGAGGGTGAAGGTGCTGATGTGAAAGCACTTGCCGAGCAGCAATCTCGCGAAGTTGAAGAATTGAATGATAGCTACACAGTAAAGAAAGCCCAGCTTGATAGCCTTGTAAAAGGTGCACTGATTACAGAGAGTGACTACCGTAACCTTCCCGAAGAGTATGAAGAACTCATTACTGTTGGTATGGGTGGTACGGCGCTGAAGGCCTTGCTCGACGAAATTGACCTGCCGAAACTTATTGCCGAACTCACTGAAGAAGTCGAAGGTGCCAAGGGCCAGCGCGAGAAGAAGCTTCTTAAGCGCCTTAAGGTGCTTGAGGGTATGCAAGCTGCCGGCATTAAGCCGAACAGCCTTTGTCTTACTGTGCTTCCTGTTATTCCTCCGGATCTTCGTCCGATGGTGCAACTCACCGGTGGCCGTTTTGCTACCAGTGACCTTAACGACCTCTATCGTCGGGTTATCAATCGTAATAACCGTCTTAAGAAGCTTATCGAGCTTAACGCTCCTGAAGTGATCCGCCGTAACGAGATGCGTATGCTTCAAGAAGCAGTTGATGCGCTTGTCGACAACAGCGCTGCTCGTGGTGGCCGTGCTGTATCCGCAACTGGTGGCCGCCGCCGCTTAAAGAGTATTAGCGATATGCTAAAAGGTAAGCAGGGTCGTTTCCGCCAAAACCTTCTTGGTAAGCGTGTGGACTACTCTGGACGTTCGGTTATTGTTGTTGGTCCTAAGCTCAAGATCAACCAATGTGGTATTCCAAAACAAATGGCACTCGAGCTCTTCAAGCCGTTCGTTATCAGCTGGCTTATTCGTAATGAACACGCCCACAACATTCGCTCGGCAACTCGCCTGATCGAATCTGGTGATGCTGTTGTGTGGGATGCGCTTGATGCGGTGATCGAAGGTAAGTACGTTCTCTTGAACCGTGCACCGTCACTTCACCGTCTTTCAATCCAGGCGTTCCAGCCCAAGCTTGTCGAAGGTAAGGCAATCCAACTTCATCCACTTGTGGCAAACGGTTTCAATGCCGACTACGACGGTGACCAGATGGCTGTCCACCTTCCGCTGTCAAAAGCTGCTCAGGCTGAAGCTCGTGATCTCATGAGTGCAACCAACAACCTTCTGAAGCCTGCCGATGGTGCGCCAGTACTGAACATTGGTCAGGACGTTGTACTGGGTAACTACTACCTTACGTACGAAAAGCCAAGTGCTCAGACTGACACACGCCGCGCATTCGGTTCTGTCTTTGAGGCTGAAATGGCTTACGACCAAGGAGTTATCCAGCTCCAGACGCCTATCAGGGTTGTGCACAAGGGTGAACTTCGTGAAACAACGCTGGGTCGTGTTTTCTTCAATGAAATCCTTCCTAGTGACTTCGCTTACGACAACAATGTTCAAACAAAAAAGCAACTCAAGAAGGTTCTTGCAAAGATCTTTAATACCTATGGTGCTGAAGAAACTGCCAAGACTGCCGACCGCATGAAAGGCCTTGCGTTCCGATTCGCGACTGTTGCCGCTGTATCCACCGGTAAGGAAGATTATCTTCACTTTGAAGAAATCAGCGAGTTCGTCGCAGAAGGTGATGCTAAAACCACTCTTATCTCCGAGCAATTTGACCAAGGTCTCATTACCGAAGAGGAGCGTTACAACCTTACCGTTGCCGCATGGCGAAACGTTGACCGTCAGGTAACCGAATTCCTTCAGAGTAAGCTCAAAGATATGGATACCAGTATTTCTGTGATGGTTAACTCTGGTGCTCGTGGTGATATTTCAAACGTGAAGCTTGCAAGTGCCATGATCGGTATTATGGTGGACGCAACCAACCGCGAAATTGAGCTGCCAATCCGAAGCAGCTACAAGAATGGTCTTTCATCGCTTGAATCATTTGTGGCTACCCGAGGTGCGCGTAAGGGTCTTATTGACACCGCCCTCAAGACTGCCGACTCAGGTTACCTGACTCGTCGTCTTGTTGATGTGAGCCAGGATGTATTTACCGTTGTAGACGATGAAGGCGAAGACCAAGGCTTTGCAATTTACCGTGACGAAACCGCTTCAACAATGATCGAGTTCGGCAACCGTCTTTACGGACGATTCGCCGCTGAAGATGTTGCGGGTCATGTTAACAAGGATGAGCTCATTACGCGTGAAATCGCTGATGAGATCGAAGCCGACCAGGAAGTTAAGAGCGTGAAGATCCAAAGTGTTCTTTCAACCAACAACCTCCGTGGTATTCCACAAAAGAGTTATGGTATCGACATGGCAACCGGTAAAATAGTCGCAAGTGCGCAACCGGTTGGTGTGATTGCCGCTCAGTCTGTGGGTGAGCCTGGTACGCAGCTGACTCTCCGTACTTTCCACGCCGGTGGTGTGGCTGGTGGCGACATTACCCAAGGTCTTCCTCGTGTTGAAGAACTCTTCGAGGCTCGTACACCAAAGGGACAGGCCTACATTACTGAAGTTGCCGGTATGGTTGACCTTTGGGAAGATGGACGCAAGTACGTTATCCAGGTAACGCCTGAAGCTGGTCATGTTGAGCGTATTGCTCTCGAAGGTCGAACGGTTATCGTAAAGGCTGGCAGTGATGTCAAGGCGGGAGACGTTCTTGCTACGACAGAAGGTGAAGCTCGTCCGATCGTTGCTCCATTCGATGGTGTGGTAGAGCTCGCTGAAGACACGCTTGTTCTTGCGGCAAACGCGGGCGCACCCGTTCGTTACGAAGTTCCTGGCTCGACACAGCTTGTTGTCAAGGCAGGCGATATGGTTGAAGCGGGTGACCGCCTCACGATTGGTTCACTTAACCTTCACGATCTCATGCGACTTAAGGGTACAGAAGCGACGCAGCGATATATCATCAACGAAGTGCTCCGTATCTATGCCGCACAAGGTCAAGATGTTGCCGACAAACACCTTGAGATCATCGTACGCCAGATGTTCAGCCGCGTTCAGGTTGAAGATCCGGGTGATAGCGCATTCGTTATGGGTGATATCGTCTCTAAGGCTGCGGTCATTGAGGCAAATACACGTCTAGCAGCGGAAGGCAAGAACCCTGCACAGTACACTCAGTTGCTTCTTGGTATTACCAAGGTCTCTATCTGGAGCGACAGCTGGCTATCGGCCGCATCCTTCCAGGATACGACTCGTGTGCTTATCAACGCCGCAACCAGTGGTCGTGCCGACCGCCTCAACGGCTTGAAGGAAAACGTTATCATCGGACGCAAGATTCCTGTTGGAACCGGTGCTCGTGATCTCGAAGAGGACGAAGGTGATCTTGCAAACGAGATTGCCGAAGACCTCGAACTTGCCGCCTAGGTAAGTAAAAATAAGAAATACCCCGTCAAATTGACGGGGTATTCTTTGCTTTCAAAAAGATTGACGTCGCGTAACTATGAGTATATAATGTATATTTAGCACTGTTAGCTTAACCCTCGATGTGCTTGGAGTGAAGACAATGACCGACACGCAGAAGACCCATGTCAGTCCGACCAACAGGCGGCGTCACATGGCCGAACTGGTCCAGGAACTGCCCAATGACTTGTGGCTTCAGTTCCAGACGGCAGCTTCGGAGGTTCCTGAAGTGCAGGCTGGCGTGGAGGCCAACCAAAGCTTCAGGACGATCCGCGCCCTCATCGACAACGGGTACGGTGAACTCGGCGGCAGACTGGCGGGGGTTGTTCAGAGCAACCTCCGGTCCAACTTGGCTACCGCCTGAGCTGTGCTTTCGTGGAGGCGAGGCACTTCCTTGCCCGCCTCCACGAATACTACTCTATTGAAAAAACATGACTCATCTGGTATTATACTAGGTGAGTTTCCTCTTTTCTGGGATCAGATGACGACTTGAGTGTGTACGCGTCAGACGATAGCCGGAAGAGCTTGATCGTGAATAGAGAGATGCTGACTCTCCATTCACAAAAACAGAGGTCATCTACCTCATTATATTACTACGTTAAAGAAGGATATTTCATGCCAACAATCAACCAATTGGTGCGAAAGCCCCGCCAGATTGCGACAAAGAAGTCTAAGTCTCCAGCCCTAGGTCGCATTCATAATGCGCTTAAGACTCGTTACTACGACCAAGACGCACCCCTCAAGCGAGGTGTTTGTATTAAGGTAACTACCAAAACTCCAAAGAAGCCAAACTCAGCGCTTCGTAAAGTAGCGCGTGTTCGTCTTACCAACGGCCACGAAGTATGGGCTTATATCGGTGGTGAAGGCCACAACCTCCAGGAACACGCTGTTGTGCTTGTTCGTGGTGGTCGTGTGCCAGACCTTCCGGGTGTGCGTTACCACATTGTCCGTGGAGCACTTGACCTTCAGGGTGTTGCAAAGCGCCAACAGGGCCGTTCTAAATACGGTGCTAAAAAGGAGGATAAAAAGTAATGCCTCGTAAAGTAACCAAAAAACTTCAGCGAACGCTAAAGCCTGATCGCAAGTACCAGAGTGTTCTTGTACAGCGCCTTATTAATAAGTCAATGCTTGACGGCAAAAAGCTTGTGGCCGAACGCGCCGTATACAGCGCATTAGAACAGGCTGCGAAGAAGCTTAATAGTGAAGATCCTCTTGAAGTATTTGAGAAGGCTCTAAAGAATGTATCGCCAAACTTCGAGGTTAAATCTCGTCGCGTCGGTGGTGCCAACTACCAGATTCCATTCCCAGTACAGGGCCATCGTCAGCATCACTATGCGTTTACCTGGCTTGTCCAAGCTGCTCGTGCGCGCTCGGGTATGCCATACGCGCAGCGTCTTGCACTTGAAATCGTAGATGCGCACAACGAAGCCGGTGCAGCTTTCAAGAAGAAAGAAGACACACACAAGATGGCAGAAGCCAACCGAGCATTCGCTCACTTTGCCCGCGGGTAATTTGCGGAACTACCAAGTAAAAATCGCCTCCCTAGGGGCGATTTTGCGTTGGCAAGAACATTCCCTCTAGAGGGAGGCGAAGCGCGGTCCGGCCAACGCGCCGAAACCACTCCCTATCTTCTAGTTTTAAGAGATGAAGGTTGTCGATAGCTACCAAGTACTCAAGCATTTTTTGAGGAGGTATAGGAATATTGGCAAGCACATGGTTGTCAGCATTGCGGATTGGGTCGCGGCCAGTAGAAAAGGGTAGAGAGGTCCAGGCATAGTCAGGCGGAAAGCCTCTTGCAAGCGTTTCGTAAAGTCGGCGAGAATCAGTAGAAAGTCGTATGGTTTCAATGTAGTGAAAATGGCTCAGATCTTTATATGGCAACCTTCTTGCAATAGCAATCCGCTCTTGAAGCTCATGGATTTCGGCCATCTTTGCAAGTTTGTTATAGCCACGCATGGCCGCATATGTTGCAATACGGATGCCCGCGTTACTATCTGGCCCTGTATGGACAAAGGAAACATCTTGCGTTTGTCTGCGAAGGTTGCTTGTGTATGTCCAGTATGCTAACACGCGGTTTGCGTCGGAGTTGGTGTCACCGTCTTTGTGCCAGTGGAGGTAGCCCGTGAATATGTCCGCCAAAGGTACACTAACGGCTGCTTTTTGCATCTCTGAAATATAGTTTGGTGAAATGAATGCCGCATCCGCATCGTGAGTGATACCGATAAGATCGTCATTATCGATGTCGCTCTTCATAATGTCATAGAGGGCAAGGTCCCAAGCTTCGCCCCTAATGCCACCGATGGGCGGCGCCTGATCCTCGTACGTTTTGTGGGCCACGCGCACGGAAAGGGCGGGGTGGGCGGTTTTGAATTCATCAATGACGCGTTGGATCGCTCTTATGTTACGATCTTCCTCGGGTGTCGTGGGTGCGACGTGGTTCAAATAAAGCATAAGTGACCATGTAGATGGATCGGTATCTTGAGTTGCATATTGCTCAAGGGTCCTTCGGAACAGATGTGTTTCTTGAGCCGCTGCGACAGGAATAATAACATACGCCGATACTGCTCTGGAGAGCGGCTCCATATCCATATCACTATGAAGAAGCTCGATATTTTGTAATTGATCGCTATCCCAGGTGTCAATGTATGCGCTTACTTCGTCTTGCACATTCATTTGTTGGCGTTCGGCCTTGGCAAACCTATCGTAAGAATAATCTCCAATAGTTTCACGGCGCTTTTTCTCGAGCGCATGGATGGCTTCATTCCCGTAAGGGTTTGTGCGGATAATCTCAGGCATTGGTGTCTTGGTTGATTTGTCTATTGAATACCCGCGACCTCGGGCATTCAATATGCTTTTGGTGACGCGGGTTATGGCCTTATGGTCGGACCACTTAGGTTGCTTTAGGCTTCTTCGATTACCTTCCTGATGCCGGCTTTGCCAAGCGCCCAGCATTCGCCATCGACGATTCCGTGGCATCGTGCAACGCGGTCGCAAAGCATGTCTCGGATTTTGGCAATACGAGCGCTATACGTAGCTTCTCTCGCTTCCATACCTTTCTTGGTTGTTTCGGTGATCTGTCGTATCTTTTTTGCCAGATCGGAGTCGATGGGTAGGACGAGGGAACTCGACACAACTGAATTCGGAAACTCTCCGCACTCATCCGGTTCGCCGAAATAGGCGAAGAGCTCCGTTTCTGTGCAAACACCATCTCTATCACTCGTGCAGTTTCCTACATGAAGGACAAACCGTTCGATACGCAGATCCGGAATCATTCCCGTGTCCGCCGAAGGGCAATTTGGGGGTGTAAACACACCATCACGAAACATCATGACTAAACTATATCATTTTAATTAAATTAATCAATAGAGCGGATGTTTGTGTTTTGCTATTCAATATGCTATAACCATAACAACTATAACGGATAGGTCATGAGAGTTTCGTGAATGTTAACGGATCGAGAGAAAGTTATATAGGATTACCGCCTCTTGACATGCGTTTATGGGATGAGGCTCGTGATGAAAAACGAGAAACTCCGCTCGATGCATTTGGACGGGTTGATTTGGATGGTTTTGTTGAACTTGTAAAGAGTACGGTAGCGGCAGAATATCGATGGGAATCTCCTTTTAATGATGTCCATCACCTTCAATGGCCCGCTACTGCCTACATGCATTACGAGGATCCGGTTGCCGTTGAATTTCGGGAGACTGCGTGGCGAAAAGCATTCTTGCCCAGGTTATTTCATAACTGGGGACACAAAATAACTCACGAACCGCCTTTGCCAAGTCTGGAAGTGATGCGCCACACTGTTGAGGCTCATAAAACCGTCCGGGATTTAGCCGCTACGGCGCGCCTTGCCGCACGATTGACACGGACGCCAGGTATACCAGAGGTAAAGCTATGGAGCCGGCTTGAAGAAGAACTGGATGCCTATACCGTATATATAGAAAATGCACGCGAAGTGCCTCTTGAGTTCCAGCTGCTGAAGCTAGAGGAGGTTGAAGCGCAGAGTATCGATGAAATGCTGACGGCCAACCGTCGCCTGGGGAAGTTGGCAGTACAGCATATTCCTATCGTGGCGCGGCGGCTACAGATGGTTTGATTCGTCTATAGTCACCTCTGGTGCAGAAGGCGAATATCTGGTATACTAAGCGGTAAGCGCTATTTTTTATGGCAAAAAATATTAAGAAAAGGAAATTTTAACCCCATGGCACAAAAAAACGTCCCGCTTCAGCAGTTTCGCAATATTGGTATTATTGCGCACATTGACGCGGGTAAGACAACAACAACCGAAGGTATTTTGTACCGAACCGGTATCAACCACAAAATTGGTGAAGTTCGTGGCGCAAACGGCGACAGTGCAACCACCGACTGGATGACGCAGGAAAAAGAGCGAGGCATTACTATTACCTCCGCCGCTGTTACGTGTTTTTGGCGTGAGCACAAAATTAACATTATCGACACCCCTGGTCACATCGACTTTACGGCAGAAGTTGAGCGTTCCCTTCGTGTACTTGATGGTGCCGTGACTGTATTCGACGGTAAGATGGGTGTCGAGCCTCAGAGTGAGACTGTTTGGCGACAGGCAAACAAGTATGGTGTGCCACGTATTTGTTTCATCAACAAGATCAACCAAACAGGTGGCGACTTCTACAAGTCTCTCGATTCTATTCACAAGCGTCTTTCAAAGCACGCGCTACCAATCCATCTTCCTATCGGGTTTGAAAAAGATATCAACGGGGTTGTCGACCTTGTTGATATGAAGGCCTACACGTACAAAGATTACACCGATAAGGCGCTTGTTCCAGGCGAAATTCCTGCTGACATGCTTGAAAAAGCCAAGAACGCACGCAGTCTACTTGTTGAAGCTGCTGTTGAGGCTGATGATGAACTCTTTGAGCGTTTCCTGGATAAGGGCGAGGAGTCTATTACGGTTGATGAGCTTAAAGCAGCTTTGCGTAAACGTGTGCTTGCCGGTGATTTCTTCCTTGTAACTGGTGGTGATGGCCGTGGCGTGATTGTAGAGAAGGTACTTGATCTTGTGGTTGATTACCTCCCAAGCCCACTCGATGTTGACGCTATTTGGGGCACTAACCCTAAGACTGGTGATGAAGTTGAGCGTAAACCGGCAGAGAGTGAGCCTCTGGCTGGCCTTGCCTTCAAGATTGCAACCGACCCATTTGTGGGTAAGCTGATCTTCGTTCGTGTCTACAGTGGTAAATTGACTGCTGGAAGCTATGTTCTTAATACCACTACCGGTGAAAAAGAGCGTGTTGGCCGTATCGTTCGTATGCATGCCGACAAGCGTGAAGACATCGATATGATTGGTGCCGGCGACATCGCGGCTGTTGTAGGACTAAAGGGAACCTTTACGGGTCACACTCTTTCTGACCCCGCAAACCCAATTACGCTTGAGAGCATTTCATTTCCTGAGCCGCCTGTATCGATCGCGGTTGAGCCAAAAACCAAGAGCGACCAAGAAAAGATGGGTATCGCTCTCCAGCGTCTTGCCGAAGAGGACCCGACTTTCCGCGTTCACACCGATGAAGAGACTGGTCAGACAATCATGTCGGGAATGGGCGAGCTTCACCTCGACATCCTTATCGATCGTATGAAGCGTGAGTTTAACGTCGAAGCTAATGTCGGTGAACCTCAGGTTGCGTTCCGAGAATCAATCAAAGGAACATCTGAAGTTCAGGGTAAGCATGCCAAGCAGTCTGGTGGTCGTGGTCAGTACGGTGATGTATGGATCCGCTTTGAACCAAACGAGCCAGGTAAGGGCTTTGAGTTTGTTGACCAAATTAAAGGTGGTGTGGTCCCTCAAGAATATCGTAAACCTGTTGAGCAAGGTGTTCTCGAAACCCTCAACGGTGGTGTTATTGCCGGTTACCCTGTGGTGGATGTTAAGGCAACCCTTTATGATGGTAGCTACCACGATGTGGACTCAAGCGAGCTTGCCTTCAAACTTGCTGGATCGCTTGCTGCTCGTGAAGGTGTAAAGCAGGCAAAGCCGGTGCTTCTTGAACCTGTTATGAAAGTAGAAGTTACTACCGCTGAAGAGTTTATGGGCGACGTAATTGGTGACCTTAACTCTCGCCGTGGACGTATTGACTCTATGGAAGACCTTCAGGGTGGTGCAAAGCTGATTCGCGCCTTCGTACCACTTGCAAGTATGTTTGGCTATACTTCAGATCTTCGCTCAATGAGCCAAGGTCGTGCGGCTTCAACCATGGAGCTTGCGCAATACGAAGAAGTACCACCAAACGTTGCGCAGGAAATCATCGAAAAGCGCGCTAAGTAAAAAGATGCGATACAAAAATAGCTCCCCTCAAGCAGGGGGGCTATTTGCTAGTCTGCTAATTACATGGTTTAATGCTTCTTGTAGCTAAGTGTACCCCGCTGGAGGAGGAAGCTCGTGCCCAAGTCAACAGAAGGCGCTGCGGAATCAAGCTCTTTCGAGTTCCACCAGGAACACGAGACGCGCTCCGTGAAAGTGTATCCCCACGATGGCCGCGTGATTGTCGAAGTTCATCACGGCGATGAGACACTGGCAGTGGAGGTGTCCACGAGAGCAGTGCAAACGATGATTACTGGCATGGACGATAGCCTGAACGATGTTCGCAGCTCTTACGGTGACTCCAGTGAACTATACTGGGATTACATGAAAGACGGCAAACTCTACCTCACAGCGACCAGAAGAAAAGATGGACGACGCACGTGGCTAGGGGTGTTACTCTCTGAAGCCAGCGGCACGGCTTTCTTCGCAGCTTTGGTCGCCGCGGCACGCGCCTTGGGTGCGTGAGAGAGGCTCGCTTAGCAAAGCCCATGGTTTCTCATGGGCTTTGCACGCCAAAATAAAAACACCGCTAGGGTGTAACGTAAAACTATAAAGTAGGTGATGCTCACTTCGCTCCAAAAGCTGGAGCGAGGTGAGCATCCGGTCAGTCGCCGTCGAACTCGATGGCGCTGTCACCCTTGGTGAGGTGGAGCAACTCGGCGGCGGTCTCAGCCACTCGCGTCGCCTTCACCTCGTCACGGTAGAAGTCACCGAGCGTCAGAGTGACCTGGTAGGCGCGGGTCTGGTCTGCTCGCTCGATCCCGTCGATCCCGTGGAGGGTGATCTCCCAGTCGGGCCAATCCTCTGGGGCCACCTTCTTCTCGAGGTTGAACAGCACGGTCGCCTCGGAGCCTCCGAGACTGATCCGGATCTTCACCAGGCCGATGTAGCCGGCCTTGGCCGCCCTGCGCTTGACCTGGAGCTCCTTGACGATCGCCCACCTCGCCTCCGCGGTTTTGGCAGCCTTGATCTCCTTGGCGAAGTCCTTCAGCGCCTGAACACCCAGGCCCATTTTCTCGGCAACGAACTCGAGAGCACTGCCGTGACGCGGGTTGGGTAGGAAGTCTCCACCGATGGGGTAGGACATCGAACACTCCCTCTTGCTAGGTAGTAGTTGATCTAACCTCATATAATTTACATCATTTTATGAGTATAAGTCAATAACCACCTGAATAATGACAGATACATACTCCATGGTGGAAATACCGTAAGGGGCGATGACATTCTATTCCTAAGATAACCTCTTTACGTCCCTATAAAAAACCTGTATAATTAGCTTCATACGTCGTGGAGTCTTATATTAGACTGTGCGCGAAATATAATTAATAGGAGAAATAATCCAAAATGGCAGATTTCGATCGAAGTAAGCCTCACGTTAACGTCGGTACTATGGGCCACGTTGACCACGGTAAAACAACTCTAACTGCTGCAATTACTCACGTACTTGCAAAAAAGCTTCCTAGCGACACTAACAAGCCTCGCAACTACGAAGACATCGACAACGCTCCTGAGGAAAAGGCACGTGGTATTACCATCGCTTCTTCTCACCAGGAATACGAGTCAGAAAAGCGCCACTACGCTCACGTCGACATGCCAGGTCACGCCGACTACGTTAAAAACATGATCACCGGTGCGGCTCAGATCGATGGCGCAATCCTCGTGGTAGCTGCGAATGATGGTCCACTTCCACAGACCCGTGAGCACGTACTTCTCGCTCACCAGGTTGGTGTGCCTAAGATCGTTGTCTTCCTCAACAAGATGGATCTCGCTGATCCTGAATTAGTTGAGCTCGTTGAAATGGATGTTCGTGAACTTCTTACTAAGAACGGTTACGACGGTGACAACGCACCTATCATCAAGGGTTCTGC carries:
- the fusA gene encoding elongation factor G, which produces MAQKNVPLQQFRNIGIIAHIDAGKTTTTEGILYRTGINHKIGEVRGANGDSATTDWMTQEKERGITITSAAVTCFWREHKINIIDTPGHIDFTAEVERSLRVLDGAVTVFDGKMGVEPQSETVWRQANKYGVPRICFINKINQTGGDFYKSLDSIHKRLSKHALPIHLPIGFEKDINGVVDLVDMKAYTYKDYTDKALVPGEIPADMLEKAKNARSLLVEAAVEADDELFERFLDKGEESITVDELKAALRKRVLAGDFFLVTGGDGRGVIVEKVLDLVVDYLPSPLDVDAIWGTNPKTGDEVERKPAESEPLAGLAFKIATDPFVGKLIFVRVYSGKLTAGSYVLNTTTGEKERVGRIVRMHADKREDIDMIGAGDIAAVVGLKGTFTGHTLSDPANPITLESISFPEPPVSIAVEPKTKSDQEKMGIALQRLAEEDPTFRVHTDEETGQTIMSGMGELHLDILIDRMKREFNVEANVGEPQVAFRESIKGTSEVQGKHAKQSGGRGQYGDVWIRFEPNEPGKGFEFVDQIKGGVVPQEYRKPVEQGVLETLNGGVIAGYPVVDVKATLYDGSYHDVDSSELAFKLAGSLAAREGVKQAKPVLLEPVMKVEVTTAEEFMGDVIGDLNSRRGRIDSMEDLQGGAKLIRAFVPLASMFGYTSDLRSMSQGRAASTMELAQYEEVPPNVAQEIIEKRAK
- the rpsG gene encoding 30S ribosomal protein S7, which translates into the protein MPRKVTKKLQRTLKPDRKYQSVLVQRLINKSMLDGKKLVAERAVYSALEQAAKKLNSEDPLEVFEKALKNVSPNFEVKSRRVGGANYQIPFPVQGHRQHHYAFTWLVQAARARSGMPYAQRLALEIVDAHNEAGAAFKKKEDTHKMAEANRAFAHFARG
- the rpoC gene encoding DNA-directed RNA polymerase subunit beta', whose protein sequence is MSRVVSTNGIADFDAVRLAVASSDDILKWSYGEVTKPETINYRTQKPERDGLFCERIFGPVRDINPHDSKLKGVRSREAAVDKNGELVTKSIVRRERMGHIQLAAPVAHIWFMRGTPSAMSLLLGITVRNLERIAYFATYVVLSVDEAKRDQYLADLEAETEAGRAAIKIRYEREAEGEGADVKALAEQQSREVEELNDSYTVKKAQLDSLVKGALITESDYRNLPEEYEELITVGMGGTALKALLDEIDLPKLIAELTEEVEGAKGQREKKLLKRLKVLEGMQAAGIKPNSLCLTVLPVIPPDLRPMVQLTGGRFATSDLNDLYRRVINRNNRLKKLIELNAPEVIRRNEMRMLQEAVDALVDNSAARGGRAVSATGGRRRLKSISDMLKGKQGRFRQNLLGKRVDYSGRSVIVVGPKLKINQCGIPKQMALELFKPFVISWLIRNEHAHNIRSATRLIESGDAVVWDALDAVIEGKYVLLNRAPSLHRLSIQAFQPKLVEGKAIQLHPLVANGFNADYDGDQMAVHLPLSKAAQAEARDLMSATNNLLKPADGAPVLNIGQDVVLGNYYLTYEKPSAQTDTRRAFGSVFEAEMAYDQGVIQLQTPIRVVHKGELRETTLGRVFFNEILPSDFAYDNNVQTKKQLKKVLAKIFNTYGAEETAKTADRMKGLAFRFATVAAVSTGKEDYLHFEEISEFVAEGDAKTTLISEQFDQGLITEEERYNLTVAAWRNVDRQVTEFLQSKLKDMDTSISVMVNSGARGDISNVKLASAMIGIMVDATNREIELPIRSSYKNGLSSLESFVATRGARKGLIDTALKTADSGYLTRRLVDVSQDVFTVVDDEGEDQGFAIYRDETASTMIEFGNRLYGRFAAEDVAGHVNKDELITREIADEIEADQEVKSVKIQSVLSTNNLRGIPQKSYGIDMATGKIVASAQPVGVIAAQSVGEPGTQLTLRTFHAGGVAGGDITQGLPRVEELFEARTPKGQAYITEVAGMVDLWEDGRKYVIQVTPEAGHVERIALEGRTVIVKAGSDVKAGDVLATTEGEARPIVAPFDGVVELAEDTLVLAANAGAPVRYEVPGSTQLVVKAGDMVEAGDRLTIGSLNLHDLMRLKGTEATQRYIINEVLRIYAAQGQDVADKHLEIIVRQMFSRVQVEDPGDSAFVMGDIVSKAAVIEANTRLAAEGKNPAQYTQLLLGITKVSIWSDSWLSAASFQDTTRVLINAATSGRADRLNGLKENVIIGRKIPVGTGARDLEEDEGDLANEIAEDLELAA
- the rpsL gene encoding 30S ribosomal protein S12 — protein: MPTINQLVRKPRQIATKKSKSPALGRIHNALKTRYYDQDAPLKRGVCIKVTTKTPKKPNSALRKVARVRLTNGHEVWAYIGGEGHNLQEHAVVLVRGGRVPDLPGVRYHIVRGALDLQGVAKRQQGRSKYGAKKEDKK